The Trueperaceae bacterium genome has a window encoding:
- a CDS encoding UDP-3-O-acyl-N-acetylglucosamine deacetylase, with the protein MAAAVTGVGLHSGETCRAYLHRDDGPLRFRRGRAEVVARVTNVAATDRAVTLAADGARVSLVEHLLAALRLRGFYTGVVVETSAEELPILDGSAAPWLEAVAALGEPPEAPPPLVPAAPVEVALGASLARVEPGDERLDVSIEFAHPAIGAQRWSGGPKDYAELASARTFGFLGEAESLRARGLVRGASLEHAIVFADDGPLRPLRFPDEPVRHKALDAIGDLALLGRPLQAHVTLQRGSHRLHHALMSLLLSASELPERDRERPVRP; encoded by the coding sequence GTGGCCGCGGCGGTAACCGGCGTCGGGCTGCACAGCGGCGAGACCTGTCGCGCCTACCTCCACCGCGACGACGGCCCGCTGCGCTTCCGGCGCGGGCGCGCCGAGGTGGTCGCCCGCGTGACGAACGTCGCCGCCACGGACAGGGCGGTCACGCTGGCCGCCGACGGCGCCCGCGTGTCGCTGGTCGAGCACCTGCTGGCCGCCCTGCGGCTGCGCGGGTTCTACACCGGCGTCGTCGTCGAGACCAGCGCCGAGGAGCTGCCGATACTCGACGGCTCGGCGGCGCCGTGGCTCGAGGCCGTCGCGGCGCTCGGCGAGCCGCCGGAAGCGCCTCCGCCCCTCGTCCCCGCGGCGCCCGTGGAGGTCGCGCTCGGCGCCTCCCTGGCCAGGGTGGAGCCGGGCGACGAGCGCCTCGACGTCTCCATCGAGTTCGCGCACCCGGCGATCGGCGCGCAACGCTGGTCGGGCGGTCCTAAGGACTACGCCGAGCTGGCGAGCGCCCGCACCTTCGGGTTCCTCGGCGAGGCGGAGTCCCTCAGGGCCAGAGGGCTCGTTCGGGGCGCGTCTCTGGAGCATGCTATCGTCTTCGCTGATGACGGGCCGCTGCGCCCACTTCGGTTCCCCGACGAGCCGGTGCGCCACAAGGCGCTCGACGCTATCGGCGACCTGGCCCTCCTCGGCCGACCCCTCCAGGCTCACGTCACACTGCAGCGCGGCTCCCACAGGCTCCACCACGCCCTCATGTCCCTACTGCTGAGCGCGAGCGAGCTCCCGGAGCGGGACCGCGAACGGCCGGTGCGACCGTGA
- the lpxD gene encoding UDP-3-O-(3-hydroxymyristoyl)glucosamine N-acyltransferase: MSEAGPLTLTQLADAIGGRLEGAPADVGVSRLASPASVAAGRDDAEACVVVAGTEADVAALATAPRPPALVVAPEGLDAGALAGVPVARVADARLALAALSGLLDDRPDPATGERSERAFVHPTASLGEGVTLLPGAVVLAGARVGDRSVLGPGSVVGEGSVVGADCVLHANVTLYDGVRLGDRVVLHAGVVVGADGFGYAASPGGAVKVRHLGGVVIGDDVEVGANTAIDRGTIDDTVVGAGTKIDNHCQVGHNVRIGRHCLIAGMTGIAGSVVVGDGAVLGGAVAVADHVSIGAGARIAGRSGVTKDVPPGETWAGFPARPYRQFARRLYLLDRLEDVWRAVRRLEGR; the protein is encoded by the coding sequence GTGAGCGAGGCCGGGCCGCTCACGCTCACGCAGCTGGCGGACGCCATCGGGGGTCGCCTCGAGGGCGCGCCGGCCGACGTCGGGGTGAGCCGCCTCGCCTCGCCCGCCTCCGTGGCGGCGGGGCGCGACGACGCCGAGGCGTGCGTGGTCGTCGCCGGCACCGAGGCCGACGTGGCGGCGCTGGCCACCGCGCCCCGGCCGCCGGCGCTGGTCGTGGCGCCGGAAGGCCTCGACGCGGGGGCCCTGGCGGGCGTGCCCGTGGCGCGCGTCGCCGACGCCCGCCTGGCGCTGGCCGCGCTCTCGGGACTTCTCGACGACCGCCCGGACCCGGCCACCGGGGAGCGCAGCGAGCGCGCCTTCGTCCACCCCACCGCGTCCCTCGGCGAGGGCGTGACCCTGCTGCCCGGCGCCGTCGTGCTGGCGGGCGCCCGGGTCGGCGACCGCAGCGTACTGGGGCCAGGCAGCGTGGTGGGCGAGGGCAGCGTCGTCGGCGCCGACTGCGTCCTGCACGCGAACGTCACGCTCTACGACGGCGTGAGGCTCGGCGACCGCGTGGTGCTGCACGCCGGCGTGGTCGTGGGCGCCGACGGCTTCGGCTACGCCGCGTCGCCGGGCGGCGCCGTGAAGGTGCGCCACCTGGGCGGCGTCGTGATCGGCGACGACGTCGAGGTCGGTGCGAACACGGCCATCGACAGGGGCACCATCGACGACACGGTCGTGGGCGCCGGCACGAAGATCGACAACCACTGCCAGGTCGGGCACAACGTGCGCATCGGCCGGCACTGCCTCATCGCGGGCATGACCGGCATCGCCGGCAGCGTCGTGGTCGGCGACGGCGCTGTCCTCGGCGGGGCCGTGGCCGTGGCTGACCACGTGAGCATAGGCGCGGGCGCCCGCATCGCCGGCCGCAGCGGCGTGACGAAGGACGTGCCCCCCGGCGAGACGTGGGCGGGCTTCCCCGCCAGGCCGTACCGCCAGTTCGCCAGGCGGCTCTACCTGCTCGACCGCCTCGAGGACGTCTGGCGCGCCGTCAGGCGCCTGGAGGGCCGCTGA